From the Priestia koreensis genome, one window contains:
- a CDS encoding lamin tail domain-containing protein, whose translation MGLSKSYRWGIYLVVLLLVVGNSVLFPVSKSIAVENTVPQLLITEVIPDTDNYSSYDAYEYVEIYNNSDKEVDLQGYHLKSSSWNKIIEQPAKIAPWDTMIFWTQRQEVQPLSLEGFNQFYFSSYKSKHLTEDRIQRLENISGLVNSGQQTVSLTDQNGKEIVKAIYKGENVIANKSITFRHPQDGSRTMQIISGNQTPTPGWIYLEQAPPRSKTDDVAPQTPSNIKATAGNGEISLTWDQNAESDLYRYNIYRDDKLEFSVPASKQEFTLSLLTGNVDYDLQMTAVDYSGNESEKSPVYTVKPGHQLITQVERSPNDKNPNYQSLWNISSDGPVIPGLAQDLVPQGLGYYKKKNWLFTINYLNDGRPGTLCVIDETTEKLIKSVELYNPDGTPYRGHAGGVAVSKEHVWVSSENYLFTLDINDIVQAENNDEVTFTNQIPVPVEAAYDVYDDDYGILWVGEFYEPSSYPTDPTHHFVNRGGEMQYAWMVGYKIKSNTDMLSTEQWNKNSNQPATPDYVLSTTGKVQGAIVQKKGISLVTSYGRANDSVLYRYNDPLKEEPHQYVKIGEKQVPLWFLDGETAKPVESLVAIPMKEGAVLVKKNLYVSFESGANKYRYTGKYPTDRMLKIDMKTLMKDDHDLEKEEKKNN comes from the coding sequence ATGGGATTAAGTAAGTCGTACAGATGGGGAATTTATTTGGTTGTACTCCTTTTAGTAGTAGGAAATAGTGTACTATTTCCTGTTTCCAAGTCAATAGCCGTTGAAAATACGGTGCCTCAGCTATTAATTACAGAAGTTATTCCGGACACCGATAACTATTCTAGCTATGATGCCTATGAATACGTGGAAATTTACAATAACAGTGACAAAGAGGTCGATCTTCAAGGGTATCACCTCAAATCTAGTAGCTGGAACAAAATAATTGAGCAACCTGCCAAAATAGCTCCGTGGGATACGATGATTTTTTGGACGCAGAGACAAGAAGTTCAGCCTCTTTCATTAGAAGGGTTTAACCAATTTTACTTTTCTTCTTATAAAAGCAAACATCTTACCGAAGATCGTATACAACGCCTCGAAAATATTAGTGGATTAGTCAATAGCGGACAACAGACCGTATCCCTTACAGATCAGAATGGGAAAGAGATTGTTAAAGCCATTTATAAGGGTGAAAACGTTATTGCCAATAAATCAATTACCTTCCGTCATCCACAAGATGGTAGTCGCACTATGCAAATTATTTCTGGTAATCAAACACCTACACCTGGTTGGATTTATCTCGAGCAGGCTCCGCCTAGATCAAAAACAGATGATGTAGCACCCCAAACCCCTAGTAACATCAAGGCAACTGCCGGAAACGGTGAGATTTCATTAACATGGGATCAAAATGCAGAGTCTGATCTTTACCGATATAACATATACCGAGACGATAAACTTGAATTTTCTGTACCCGCATCAAAACAAGAATTCACCCTTTCCCTACTCACTGGCAATGTCGATTATGATCTCCAAATGACAGCTGTTGACTATTCGGGAAATGAATCAGAAAAATCGCCTGTTTATACAGTGAAACCTGGTCATCAGCTTATTACACAGGTAGAACGATCTCCAAACGATAAAAATCCAAACTACCAGTCACTTTGGAACATTAGCAGTGATGGTCCAGTCATACCAGGACTAGCGCAAGATTTAGTGCCTCAAGGACTTGGTTATTATAAGAAGAAGAACTGGTTGTTTACCATTAATTATTTGAATGACGGCAGACCTGGAACGCTATGTGTCATTGATGAAACGACCGAAAAATTAATTAAATCGGTTGAATTGTACAATCCAGACGGTACCCCATACAGAGGCCACGCAGGTGGTGTGGCTGTAAGCAAAGAACATGTCTGGGTTTCTTCAGAAAACTACCTTTTCACATTAGATATTAATGACATTGTTCAGGCTGAAAACAATGACGAAGTTACGTTTACGAACCAAATTCCTGTTCCTGTTGAAGCAGCTTACGATGTGTACGACGATGATTATGGCATTCTGTGGGTAGGAGAATTCTACGAACCAAGCAGTTACCCTACAGATCCAACTCATCACTTCGTTAATCGAGGTGGTGAAATGCAGTATGCTTGGATGGTAGGATATAAAATTAAAAGCAACACGGATATGCTTTCGACCGAACAATGGAACAAAAACTCTAATCAGCCTGCCACTCCTGATTATGTTTTATCGACAACAGGAAAAGTGCAAGGAGCAATTGTTCAAAAGAAAGGAATTTCATTAGTAACCTCTTATGGCCGTGCAAATGATAGTGTTTTATATCGTTATAATGACCCGCTAAAAGAAGAGCCACATCAGTACGTAAAAATAGGTGAAAAACAGGTACCGCTATGGTTTTTAGATGGCGAAACAGCCAAGCCAGTAGAAAGTCTTGTTGCCATTCCTATGAAAGAAGGAGCGGTCTTAGTAAAGAAGAATCTGTACGTCTCTTTTGAGTCTGGCGCAAACAAGTACCGTTATACGGGTAAATACCCAACAGATCGCATGCTAAAAATTGATATGAAAACGTTAATGAAAGATGACCATGATCTAGAAAAAGAAGAGAAAAAGAACAATTAA
- a CDS encoding glycerol-3-phosphate responsive antiterminator, with amino-acid sequence MNIVDLVQSQVIASVKSEADIEKAIASNCDTVFLLTGNLLNMQDYLERLKRAKKHIFIHIDFIEGLSNTRSAIKYIAQIWRPTGIITTKNSLIKFAKEEKLMTIQRIFLIDRAALQKGIEMCKTYSPDAIEILPGLMPSIIDQLTRQINLPIIAGGLISTKNDILQGLEAGALAISSGDPSLWNFDI; translated from the coding sequence TTGAATATTGTCGATCTTGTTCAGTCACAGGTTATTGCATCGGTCAAAAGTGAAGCTGATATTGAAAAAGCAATCGCAAGCAATTGTGATACGGTTTTTCTTCTGACAGGGAATCTATTAAACATGCAAGATTACCTCGAACGACTTAAACGAGCAAAAAAACATATTTTTATTCATATTGATTTTATTGAAGGTCTTTCTAATACAAGAAGTGCTATCAAGTATATCGCTCAAATTTGGCGGCCAACAGGAATCATTACAACAAAGAACAGCCTTATTAAATTTGCCAAAGAGGAAAAGCTAATGACCATTCAGCGTATTTTCCTCATTGACCGTGCTGCCCTTCAAAAAGGGATTGAAATGTGTAAAACGTATAGTCCAGACGCGATTGAGATCTTACCTGGTTTAATGCCAAGTATTATTGATCAGCTTACGAGACAAATTAACCTACCGATTATTGCGGGTGGCTTAATTAGTACGAAAAATGATATTCTTCAGGGATTAGAGGCAGGCGCTTTGGCGATTTCGTCAGGTGATCCTTCCCTTTGGAATTTTGACATTTGA
- a CDS encoding YcjF family protein yields MIPTTIEELDQIKKECTKLVNKRASASGLVAVIPVPGLDVGADVGIMMELTSKINKKFGLSSEQIDELDTETKRILMMIISSLGAELAGKLITKELVVQLLKKVGVKVATKASVKFVPIIGQAAAAGISFGAMKLLGRSHVEECYKICKKYIEDQQQEQVSEFETVSSK; encoded by the coding sequence ATGATACCAACTACTATAGAAGAATTGGATCAAATAAAAAAAGAATGTACGAAGCTTGTAAACAAGCGAGCATCAGCCTCAGGTCTAGTCGCGGTTATTCCCGTTCCAGGTCTTGATGTAGGTGCAGATGTGGGGATTATGATGGAGCTAACGAGTAAAATTAATAAAAAGTTTGGGTTATCAAGCGAGCAAATTGACGAACTTGATACCGAAACAAAGCGCATTCTAATGATGATTATTAGCTCACTTGGTGCAGAACTAGCTGGAAAATTAATTACGAAAGAATTGGTCGTACAGCTTCTCAAAAAAGTGGGCGTTAAAGTAGCCACAAAAGCTTCTGTTAAGTTTGTCCCTATTATCGGACAAGCCGCCGCTGCAGGAATTAGCTTTGGAGCCATGAAGCTTCTAGGAAGATCTCATGTGGAAGAATGCTATAAGATTTGTAAGAAGTATATTGAAGATCAACAGCAGGAACAGGTTTCTGAATTTGAGACGGTTTCTTCTAAATAA
- a CDS encoding TerD family protein, producing MALSLSKGQKVDLTKTNPGLTKVLVGLGWDTNKYDGGGDFDLDASVFLLDSTGRCASERDFVFYNQLEGGNGSVVHTGDNRTGEGDGDDEQIKVDLANVPASVEKISFVITIHHANERSQNFGQVSNAFCRIVNEATNEEVIRYDLGEDFSIETAIIVGDLYRHNGEWKFSAVGAGYQGGLGRIATDFGLDV from the coding sequence ATGGCATTATCATTGTCAAAAGGTCAAAAAGTCGATTTAACAAAAACAAACCCTGGTCTTACCAAAGTTCTAGTAGGACTTGGCTGGGATACAAACAAATACGATGGCGGAGGAGATTTTGATTTAGATGCCAGCGTGTTCCTTTTAGACTCTACGGGAAGATGTGCTTCTGAACGAGACTTTGTGTTCTATAACCAGCTTGAAGGTGGAAATGGTTCTGTTGTTCACACTGGAGATAATCGAACTGGTGAAGGTGACGGAGACGACGAGCAAATTAAAGTAGACTTGGCAAACGTGCCAGCAAGCGTTGAAAAAATTTCGTTCGTTATTACCATTCATCATGCAAATGAGCGCTCTCAAAACTTTGGTCAAGTATCCAATGCTTTTTGCCGAATTGTAAACGAAGCGACAAACGAAGAAGTTATTCGCTATGACCTAGGTGAAGATTTCTCCATTGAAACAGCGATCATCGTCGGTGACCTATACCGTCACAACGGCGAATGGAAGTTCTCAGCTGTAGGAGCTGGCTATCAAGGTGGATTGGGCCGTATTGCAACAGACTTTGGATTAGACGTTTAA
- the truA gene encoding tRNA pseudouridine(38-40) synthase TruA, translated as MNNYKLTIQYDGARYKGWQRLGNSDITIQGKIENVLTELAGEKIEIIGSGRTDAGVHALAQVANFKMKKSATTEEVMDYLNHYLPNDISVVKVEMVHDRFHARYNAEEKTYSYKIWNKKYTHPFMRKYSMHVPEQLDLKKMREAAKHFLGEHDFTSYSNAKSKKKSMVREIYSLTIERNDGFIEINVCGNGFLYNMVRKIVGTLIEVGVGNVDANSIPSILASKERIQTGRMAEAEGLYLDHVTFKN; from the coding sequence ATGAACAACTATAAATTAACGATTCAATACGATGGCGCTCGCTACAAAGGCTGGCAGCGTCTTGGAAATAGTGATATCACGATTCAAGGTAAAATTGAGAATGTTTTAACAGAACTTGCGGGAGAGAAGATCGAAATTATTGGATCTGGACGAACAGATGCCGGTGTTCATGCGCTTGCTCAAGTAGCCAATTTCAAAATGAAGAAGAGTGCAACGACGGAAGAAGTAATGGACTATTTAAACCACTATCTTCCAAATGATATTAGCGTTGTAAAGGTCGAGATGGTTCATGATCGTTTCCATGCTCGCTATAACGCGGAAGAGAAGACGTATTCCTATAAGATTTGGAATAAGAAATACACGCATCCGTTCATGAGAAAATATAGCATGCACGTTCCAGAGCAGCTTGATTTGAAAAAGATGAGGGAAGCTGCCAAGCATTTTCTCGGTGAGCATGATTTTACTTCGTATTCAAACGCGAAGTCGAAGAAAAAGTCGATGGTGCGTGAAATCTATTCCTTAACGATTGAAAGAAATGATGGCTTTATCGAAATTAACGTTTGCGGAAACGGCTTCTTATACAACATGGTACGAAAAATTGTAGGTACGTTAATTGAAGTAGGCGTAGGAAATGTAGACGCTAATAGTATACCGAGCATTTTAGCATCTAAAGAACGCATTCAGACAGGAAGAATGGCTGAAGCAGAAGGGCTGTATTTGGATCACGTTACGTTTAAGAACTAG
- a CDS encoding TerD family protein has product MIQLTKKGQSINLSKDTHTSLGEISVNLNWNQKPSSGGFFKALLGGNKSADLDLGCLYEMQDGRRGCVQALGNAFGNLQGDPYIQLDHDDRTGASTNGENLRINGDKLTDIKRILVYTFIYEGAANWNEVGGVVTLKYKNGEDIVVNMDEHRNGKIMCAIAMIENVQNQTFNVKRLVEYFDGHQQMDKAYKWGMQWTAGRK; this is encoded by the coding sequence ATGATCCAACTAACGAAAAAAGGCCAATCAATTAACCTCTCAAAAGACACACATACCTCTCTAGGCGAAATTTCGGTAAATTTAAACTGGAATCAAAAACCAAGCTCTGGTGGCTTTTTCAAAGCTTTGCTAGGCGGGAACAAAAGCGCTGATCTTGATCTCGGATGTTTATATGAGATGCAAGACGGACGACGCGGCTGCGTGCAAGCCCTTGGAAATGCCTTTGGAAACCTACAAGGAGATCCATACATACAGCTAGATCACGACGATCGTACAGGAGCATCAACAAATGGAGAAAACCTTCGTATTAACGGAGATAAACTAACCGATATTAAGCGAATCCTTGTTTATACCTTTATTTATGAAGGGGCTGCCAACTGGAATGAAGTCGGCGGCGTTGTAACGCTGAAGTATAAAAATGGCGAAGACATCGTCGTAAACATGGACGAGCATCGTAATGGAAAAATCATGTGCGCCATTGCCATGATCGAAAACGTCCAAAACCAAACCTTCAACGTGAAACGTCTTGTTGAATATTTTGACGGCCATCAGCAGATGGACAAAGCCTATAAATGGGGCATGCAGTGGACAGCTGGGCGCAAATAA
- a CDS encoding DUF1456 family protein yields the protein MDNNDVLIRLRYALDIKNTDMIEMFKLGGVEVTKEELFKILTKSPESYDSDEDLSAHDDRITCDNIMLDSFLNGLITFKRGKQEPKPGQVVKPEPPVKNTVNMNNRVLKKVKIALSLTSEDMLDIFDDGGIAVSKGELGALLRKEGHKNYKECGDNFARKFIRGLTVQYRG from the coding sequence ATGGATAATAACGATGTTTTAATTCGCTTGCGCTATGCGCTGGATATTAAAAATACAGATATGATTGAAATGTTTAAGCTCGGTGGAGTAGAGGTAACAAAGGAAGAGCTGTTCAAGATTTTAACAAAGTCGCCTGAGAGCTATGACAGCGATGAGGATTTGTCGGCACACGATGACCGCATTACGTGTGATAACATTATGCTCGATTCATTTTTAAATGGTCTTATTACATTTAAACGTGGAAAGCAGGAGCCAAAGCCAGGACAAGTGGTAAAACCAGAGCCACCGGTTAAAAATACGGTGAACATGAATAACCGCGTCTTAAAGAAAGTAAAGATTGCGCTGTCCCTTACGAGCGAAGATATGCTTGATATATTTGATGACGGTGGCATTGCGGTATCTAAGGGTGAGCTTGGTGCTTTATTACGAAAAGAAGGGCATAAAAATTACAAAGAATGTGGCGATAACTTTGCAAGAAAGTTCATTCGTGGGCTAACGGTACAATATAGAGGATAA
- a CDS encoding cation diffusion facilitator family transporter produces the protein MKNNSARIAFLSVLSNSSVVVLKLIVGLLTGSVAVLSEAIHSSLDLLASLIAFISVRISGKPADKQHPYGHGKVENISGTIETLLIYVAGIWIIYECVHKLIAPEPLKLPWLGIAVMLVGALINFIVSRVVNKEAERVNSVAMKSNAFHLLTDVYTSLGVAGSLILVSLTKWTFLDPIIGIVLALYIMFEATKLMKEAFPPLLDARLTKEEEATILKAIESFKHEYIEVHDFKTRRAGSEQYIDFHLVVPSQHSIERIHELCDRIEEKIQRHFENASIMIHPEPEGHQLKKSQ, from the coding sequence GTGAAAAATAACTCTGCTCGTATTGCCTTTTTGTCCGTACTCAGTAACAGTAGTGTCGTCGTGTTAAAACTAATCGTAGGATTACTGACCGGTTCAGTTGCTGTTTTATCAGAAGCCATCCACTCTTCGCTCGATTTACTTGCTTCGTTAATTGCCTTCATTTCCGTTCGCATCTCTGGAAAACCTGCCGATAAACAGCATCCATATGGCCACGGGAAAGTAGAAAACATTTCCGGAACCATCGAAACGCTACTAATCTATGTCGCAGGGATATGGATTATTTACGAGTGTGTTCATAAGCTCATTGCGCCTGAACCTCTTAAACTTCCATGGCTCGGTATTGCAGTAATGTTGGTTGGTGCTCTTATTAATTTCATTGTATCTAGAGTGGTGAATAAAGAAGCAGAACGAGTGAACTCTGTTGCGATGAAATCAAATGCCTTTCACTTATTAACCGATGTGTATACATCCCTTGGAGTTGCAGGGAGTTTAATACTTGTTTCCCTTACAAAATGGACGTTTCTAGACCCTATCATCGGTATTGTATTAGCACTTTATATCATGTTTGAAGCGACGAAATTAATGAAAGAAGCTTTCCCTCCTCTATTAGATGCTCGATTAACAAAAGAAGAGGAAGCCACTATTCTAAAAGCGATTGAATCATTTAAACACGAATATATTGAAGTGCACGATTTCAAAACGAGAAGAGCTGGATCTGAACAGTACATTGATTTTCACCTTGTTGTACCCTCACAGCACAGCATTGAACGTATTCATGAGTTATGTGATCGAATTGAGGAAAAAATCCAGCGTCATTTTGAAAATGCTTCTATTATGATTCACCCAGAGCCTGAGGGGCATCAGTTGAAGAAAAGTCAGTAG
- a CDS encoding SDR family oxidoreductase has protein sequence MGKTIFFTGAGTGLARGAAIGLAEQGHRIIATTELTAQKTDLLRKIEEKGLDIEVFKLDITNERDRKQISAYDFDIFVANAAINEGGPLAEVPMDRFRALFEVNVFATLETVQLAAQQFMKKRSGKIIFMSSMAGISATTYVGPYTATKHAIEGIAQTLKNELEEFDVQVATINPGAYKTGFNDRAAEEKYKWYDEEHHLTSRESMKKQEEGLKDQFDPEDMIRKMIEVIPKNHHKFRIVHPQETEDQLKKTEQERWEMEV, from the coding sequence ATGGGGAAAACAATCTTCTTTACTGGAGCTGGAACAGGACTAGCCCGCGGAGCTGCGATTGGTCTTGCGGAACAGGGGCATCGGATCATTGCAACGACGGAGCTGACTGCACAAAAAACGGATTTGCTGAGAAAGATAGAAGAAAAGGGGCTAGACATAGAAGTATTTAAGCTGGATATTACAAATGAACGTGATCGAAAACAGATTTCAGCGTATGATTTCGATATATTTGTTGCCAATGCGGCGATTAATGAAGGAGGACCTCTTGCAGAAGTACCAATGGATCGGTTCCGCGCTCTTTTTGAGGTGAATGTATTTGCCACACTTGAAACGGTACAGCTCGCAGCACAACAATTTATGAAGAAACGCAGCGGGAAAATTATCTTTATGAGCTCAATGGCCGGAATCTCGGCTACTACCTATGTTGGACCTTATACGGCAACAAAACATGCGATCGAAGGAATTGCCCAAACGCTAAAGAATGAGCTAGAGGAATTTGATGTGCAGGTTGCCACTATTAATCCTGGCGCTTATAAGACGGGCTTTAATGACCGTGCGGCAGAAGAAAAATATAAATGGTATGATGAAGAACATCATTTGACGAGCAGAGAATCGATGAAAAAGCAGGAAGAAGGGTTAAAGGATCAGTTTGACCCTGAGGATATGATTCGTAAAATGATTGAGGTTATCCCGAAAAACCATCATAAATTTCGCATCGTGCACCCACAAGAAACAGAGGATCAGTTGAAAAAGACGGAGCAGGAGCGCTGGGAGATGGAGGTCTAG
- a CDS encoding FMN-dependent NADH-azoreductase yields the protein MSYTLFVKANNRTSAESATVKLYEAFLDSYKQSHPNEEVVELDLFNEELPYLNADTINGQFKLGRGMDVTEVEQNAANVANRYLDQFVAADKVVLAFPLWNFTVPAVLHTYLDYLSQAGKTFKYTQEGPVGLLGDKKVMLLNARGGVYSEGPAASVEMAVNYVSNVMTFFGITNLNSVIIEGHNQFPDRAGEIVEAGLEKAASEAKVF from the coding sequence ATGAGTTATACTCTTTTTGTAAAAGCAAACAACCGAACATCAGCTGAATCAGCAACAGTAAAGCTATATGAAGCTTTTTTAGATAGCTACAAACAATCACATCCAAATGAGGAAGTCGTTGAGCTAGATCTATTCAACGAAGAGCTTCCATACTTAAATGCCGATACAATTAACGGTCAATTTAAGCTTGGACGCGGAATGGACGTAACAGAAGTAGAACAAAATGCAGCAAACGTTGCGAACCGATACTTAGATCAATTCGTAGCAGCAGATAAAGTCGTACTTGCATTCCCACTTTGGAACTTCACGGTACCTGCCGTACTACACACATACTTAGATTATTTAAGTCAAGCAGGGAAAACGTTCAAATACACACAAGAAGGTCCTGTAGGACTACTTGGTGACAAAAAAGTGATGCTTCTTAACGCACGTGGTGGCGTTTATTCAGAAGGTCCTGCAGCGTCAGTTGAAATGGCTGTAAACTATGTAAGCAATGTTATGACATTCTTCGGTATTACGAACTTAAACAGTGTCATTATTGAAGGACATAATCAATTCCCAGACCGTGCGGGTGAAATCGTCGAAGCAGGTCTTGAAAAAGCAGCATCAGAAGCAAAAGTATTTTAA
- a CDS encoding LysR family transcriptional regulator — MYYDELKTFVTLAEVKNFTKTAKLLMISQPSVSSHIKNLEKEFQTKLFERSPKVLKITPTGEILYERAKQMIMIYDQTRQEILEHHHSIKGELKIGASFTIGEYILPSLLRDLQDHYPELELQAVIGNTEEVIQYVRRFEVDIGLIEGQTNEKTLSVHPFMQDELFITASTQHPLVQKEEITVAELQNQSWITREVGSGTREYLNHVIRSNGLKVKSLLTISSNQGIKESLISGMGLSLLSKYVIERDVRQKNLSVVKLKDYSFTRTLSYLYAPIMEQKKSVKMFIELLEKNEGSE, encoded by the coding sequence TTGTACTATGATGAGTTAAAAACGTTTGTTACGCTTGCGGAAGTAAAGAACTTCACGAAAACAGCTAAGCTACTCATGATTTCTCAACCAAGCGTCAGTTCTCATATAAAAAATCTCGAAAAAGAATTTCAAACAAAGCTGTTTGAGCGTTCGCCAAAAGTATTAAAAATTACGCCTACAGGGGAAATTTTATACGAGCGTGCAAAGCAAATGATTATGATTTATGACCAGACTCGTCAAGAAATACTCGAGCATCATCATTCGATCAAGGGTGAATTAAAAATTGGTGCTAGTTTTACGATTGGTGAATATATCTTACCTTCTCTTCTACGTGATCTTCAGGATCACTATCCTGAGCTTGAACTTCAGGCCGTAATCGGAAACACGGAGGAAGTTATTCAGTATGTACGTCGCTTTGAAGTGGATATTGGGTTAATTGAGGGTCAGACTAATGAAAAAACGCTCTCTGTTCATCCCTTTATGCAGGACGAGCTTTTTATCACAGCTTCTACACAGCACCCTCTCGTACAGAAAGAAGAAATTACAGTAGCCGAGCTTCAAAATCAGTCGTGGATTACGCGTGAAGTCGGTTCAGGAACGAGAGAATACCTTAATCATGTTATTCGTTCAAATGGCTTAAAAGTAAAGTCACTGCTGACCATTAGCAGCAATCAAGGTATTAAGGAGTCACTCATTAGCGGAATGGGTCTGTCGCTTCTCTCGAAATATGTCATTGAGCGCGATGTGCGACAGAAAAACCTATCTGTCGTAAAATTAAAGGATTATTCGTTTACTCGCACTCTATCTTACCTTTATGCGCCCATCATGGAACAAAAAAAGAGCGTAAAGATGTTTATTGAACTACTAGAAAAGAATGAGGGGAGCGAATAG
- a CDS encoding assimilatory sulfite reductase (NADPH) flavoprotein subunit has translation MQFQVMNSPFNEEQAELLNRLLPTLTESQKVWLSGYLAAIQGQGAAATAPTPAPQPQAVSKDVTVLYGSQTGNSQSLATNAGKKLEEKGFNVTVSSMNDFKPNTLKKLENLLIVVSTHGEGDPPDNALSFHEFLHGRRAPKLESLRYSVLSLGDSSYEFFCQTGKEFDERLAELGAERLYNRVDCDLDYDEPAAEWLQGVLDGLSEGQSSATVSVQETTQTSATSSYSRTNPFQAEVLENLNLNGRGSNKETRHLELSLEGSGIQYQPGDSLGIYPTNDPELVELLLQAGNWSADDKVTINKQGESATLKDALTSSFEITALTKPVLEKAVAYLESEAAAELVAKGNEESLKAYINGRDFVDLLRDYGPWTGSAQEFVSILRKMPARLYSIASSLEANPEEVHLTIGAVRYTAHGRERKGVCSVLASERLQPGDTIPVYIQHNQNFKLPENADTPIIMVGPGTGIAPFRAFMQEREESGAEGKSWLFFGDQHFVTDFLYQTEWQKWIKEGVLTKMDVAFSRDTDEKVYVQHRMLQKSKELFAWLEEGAAVYICGDEKNMAHDVQETLLTIIEQEGNMSREKAEAYLANMQQTKRYQRDVY, from the coding sequence TTGCAATTTCAAGTTATGAACAGTCCATTTAATGAGGAGCAGGCAGAACTCCTTAATCGTCTTTTGCCAACATTAACGGAATCACAAAAAGTATGGCTAAGCGGCTACTTAGCAGCTATCCAGGGACAAGGGGCAGCGGCTACAGCGCCAACACCTGCACCACAGCCACAAGCTGTATCAAAAGACGTAACCGTTTTGTACGGATCGCAAACGGGCAATTCACAGAGCCTTGCGACAAATGCGGGTAAGAAGCTAGAGGAAAAAGGGTTTAACGTAACCGTTTCTTCAATGAATGATTTTAAGCCCAATACCTTAAAGAAACTTGAGAACCTTTTAATTGTCGTCAGCACGCACGGCGAGGGAGACCCGCCTGATAATGCGCTTTCGTTCCATGAATTTTTACATGGCAGAAGAGCACCGAAGCTTGAGTCTCTTCGTTACTCGGTTTTATCTTTAGGAGACAGTTCATATGAGTTTTTCTGTCAAACAGGAAAAGAATTTGATGAGCGTCTTGCTGAGCTAGGTGCTGAGCGCTTATATAATCGCGTCGACTGTGATTTAGACTACGACGAACCGGCAGCTGAGTGGTTACAGGGTGTGCTTGATGGACTTAGTGAGGGTCAAAGCAGTGCGACGGTTTCTGTGCAAGAAACGACGCAAACATCAGCAACATCTTCTTATTCACGAACAAATCCGTTCCAAGCAGAAGTGCTTGAGAACTTAAATTTGAACGGACGCGGCTCGAATAAGGAAACGCGTCACTTAGAATTGTCTCTTGAAGGTTCAGGGATTCAGTATCAGCCAGGAGACAGCTTAGGGATCTACCCAACGAACGATCCGGAGCTAGTCGAACTTTTACTGCAAGCAGGGAACTGGAGCGCAGACGATAAGGTAACGATTAATAAACAAGGGGAGAGTGCGACGTTAAAAGACGCGTTAACATCTTCGTTTGAAATTACAGCGTTAACGAAGCCCGTGCTAGAAAAAGCCGTCGCTTATCTTGAAAGTGAGGCTGCAGCCGAGCTTGTAGCAAAAGGTAACGAAGAGAGCTTAAAGGCTTATATAAATGGGCGCGATTTCGTCGACTTACTGCGTGATTACGGTCCTTGGACAGGGTCCGCACAGGAATTTGTCTCAATTCTTCGTAAAATGCCTGCAAGACTCTATTCCATTGCGAGTAGTTTAGAAGCAAATCCTGAAGAGGTTCATTTAACGATTGGAGCTGTACGCTACACGGCACATGGACGTGAGCGCAAAGGTGTTTGTTCTGTTCTAGCATCTGAACGCCTGCAGCCGGGCGATACGATTCCGGTGTACATTCAGCACAATCAAAACTTCAAGCTTCCTGAAAATGCCGATACTCCAATTATTATGGTAGGACCAGGCACTGGCATTGCACCATTCCGTGCGTTTATGCAGGAGAGAGAAGAATCAGGAGCCGAAGGAAAGTCATGGCTATTCTTTGGAGATCAGCACTTTGTGACGGATTTCTTATATCAAACAGAATGGCAAAAGTGGATCAAAGAAGGCGTATTAACGAAAATGGACGTAGCGTTCTCTCGTGATACGGATGAAAAGGTCTATGTTCAGCACCGTATGCTTCAAAAGAGCAAGGAGCTGTTTGCTTGGTTAGAAGAAGGAGCGGCTGTGTACATTTGCGGAGACGAAAAGAATATGGCCCACGATGTTCAAGAAACGCTTCTCACAATCATTGAACAAGAAGGTAATATGAGCCGCGAAAAGGCGGAAGCATACCTTGCAAATATGCAGCAAACAAAACGCTATCAGCGTGATGTATATTGA